One segment of Lytechinus variegatus isolate NC3 chromosome 13, Lvar_3.0, whole genome shotgun sequence DNA contains the following:
- the LOC121426722 gene encoding uncharacterized protein LOC121426722 codes for MGVLVQGTLVNTSSVLKRNQERTATTSIVYCAPDKDPCSSNPCSQAKECYAHPYNQGYDCDCAFGYYGDECQKNGKMGGILDNEGKLLLFKMPTFELEHEILIAPPDPMIVQYKFYTVYDRLNDLVYVAANDVFYRGRPRASGHFERFNNFTEMYPGKGRSILLGNNSTWLYLGNSDSGLITRHQLPDMLHEETIYHGILNTRPTPEDTPIHPGPFVMAISHIRRLLFWIDSKGIMSCTVDDCMNTADRVHLFSEEKYPAGVARCSLVVEDKIGKIFWSDYLSTEEGYPQDILMADLDGKRVQTVWKRTSNFKLMVFTIWNDWLVAYEFESFRFWMSRFRSHIAESSNGTALPWKWFQSTFQGIHYITEMVSV; via the exons ATGGGGGTACTGGTTCAAGGAACCCTTGTCAATACAAGTTCTGTCCTCAAACGAAACCAGGAAAGAACCGCCACCACATCCATCGTTTATTGTGCTCCTGACAAAG ATCCATGTTCATCAAACCCCTGCAGTCAAGCCAAGGAGTGCTACGCACATCCGTACAACCAGGGATACGATTGCGACTGTGCTTTCGGTTACTACGGTGACGAGTGTC AGAAAAACGGGAAAATGGGTGGGATTCTCGACAATGAAGGAAAGCTCTTGTTGTTCAAGATGCCGACATTTGAGTTAGAACACGAGATACTGATAGCTCCTCCCGATCCAATGATAGTGCAATACAAATTTTACACGGTCTACGATCGCCTGAATGATCTGGTCTACGTTGCGGCGAATGATGTCTTCTACCGTGGCCGACCAAGGGCTTCTGGCCACTTTGAGCGTTTCAACAACTTCACCGAAATGTATCCCGGAAAAG GAAGGAGTATATTGCTTGGCAACAATTCTACCTGGTTATATCTGGGTAACAGCGACTCCGGTCTCATAACGCGCCACCAGCTTCCGGATATGCTACATGAGGAGACAATCTACCATGGAATCCTCAACACTAGGCCTACACCAGAGGATACTCCTATTCATCCTGGTCCATTCGTCATGGCCATTTCACACATCCGTAG ATTACTTTTCTGGATAGATTCGAAAGGGATAATGAGCTGCACCGTAGACGATTGTATGAACACTGCTGACcgtgttcatttattttccgaGGAAAAATATCCAGCAGGAGTAGCTAGATGCAGTCTCGTCGTGGAAGATAAAA TTGGCAAGATATTTTGGTCTGACTATCTTTCAACTGAGGAAGGCTATCCCCAAGATATCCTAATGGCAGATTTGGATGGCAAGCGGGTTCAGACGGTGTGGAAACGTACTTCCAACTTCAAGCTGATGGTGTTTACAATATGGAACGACTGGCTTGTAGCCTACGAATTTGAGTCGTTTCGATTCTGGATGAGTAGATTCCGGAGTCACATCGCCGAGTCAAGTAATGGAACCGCTCTGCCGTGGAAGTGGTTCCAGTCTACGTTCCAAGGAATACATTACATAACTGAAATGGTTTCAGTTTAA